The Rhodohalobacter sp. SW132 genomic sequence TTATATCGACATTTTCGGCGGGCCAAATCCAGAAGAGCTCGATGTGACCGTAACCGATACTTACACCGGAACGGACGGCGAAGAGGCAGAAATGATTGACCGGGCAATTACAGGAAATCTGCCTGACCCCATCAGCAACTATAAAATGTACTACGCCCTGCAGATGTTCTTTAACAATGGAGGCGGCCCGTGCTATATCGTATCTGTAAACGATTATGACAACGATGTTGAAGCCGGCGACGATGACACCACACCTACGAATCTTCTTGGCGGGCTAAAAAAGCTTGCAAAATATGACGAACCGACTCTCATTGTCTTTCCTGACCAGATGGGAATTGTTGCCTATAAAGATGTATATGAGGCCGCCCTTGCACAGTGCCGCACTCTGCGCGACCGCTTTGTGATTATGGATGTAAAAGAGGTAACGGATGATCCCATTGCTGATGCAACCACATTCAGAGATGACGGAATTGGGATGGGGAACCTGAAATATGGCGCGGTGTACTATCCCTACCTGAAAACCAGCCTGAATTATGGATATAACGATCAATCTAACGATGAACCAACCTCTTTAAGCATAACTCACCGAAAAGAATATGTCGGTTCAGGCAACCCTTCCGGACCAGCCGGAGTTCCAGGTGATACTACTCCGTTTCTTTATGATATTAGCAATGAGGATCCAAACCTCTATCGCTCTATAACCGCCGAACTATCCAAATTACGGGTTGACCTGGCACCCTCGGCCGCAATCGCCGGAATCTATGCGAGAGTTGACCGCCAGCGCGGTGTCTGGAAGGCACCGGCCAACGTGGATGTCCGCTCGGTTGTTGGCCCTACCCTGAAGGTATCACACGCCCAGCAGGAAACCCTGAATGTGGATGCCGGTTCCGGAAAATCGATCAACGCCATCCGCACGTTTACCGGCAAGGGAACACTTGTATGGGGTGCCCGAACACTGGCCGGAAACGACAATGAGTGGCGCTACATCCCCGTGAGGAGACTCTACATCTTCGTGGAAGAGTCCGTGAAGAAGGCCACTGAATTTGTGGTTTT encodes the following:
- a CDS encoding phage tail sheath C-terminal domain-containing protein; this encodes MPDYKTPGVYIEEISTLPASVAAVATAIPAFIGHTDKAGKGDDPEELRGEPTRITSMLDYIDIFGGPNPEELDVTVTDTYTGTDGEEAEMIDRAITGNLPDPISNYKMYYALQMFFNNGGGPCYIVSVNDYDNDVEAGDDDTTPTNLLGGLKKLAKYDEPTLIVFPDQMGIVAYKDVYEAALAQCRTLRDRFVIMDVKEVTDDPIADATTFRDDGIGMGNLKYGAVYYPYLKTSLNYGYNDQSNDEPTSLSITHRKEYVGSGNPSGPAGVPGDTTPFLYDISNEDPNLYRSITAELSKLRVDLAPSAAIAGIYARVDRQRGVWKAPANVDVRSVVGPTLKVSHAQQETLNVDAGSGKSINAIRTFTGKGTLVWGARTLAGNDNEWRYIPVRRLYIFVEESVKKATEFVVFEPNTANTWLRVKSMIENFLSKLWRDGALAGAKPEEAFFVRVGLGQTMNALDILEGRMNVEIGLAAVRPAEFIILKFSHKLQES